One Deinococcus grandis DNA window includes the following coding sequences:
- a CDS encoding eCIS core domain-containing protein, translated as MFERQGATRTRNIPRSSTRHAGEPEQFHPLPLAAPLQRFLSTPVRAQGQAARPVLRAATLQRQEEARLSGARASVQQQVTALGEVQSFQRHAQMPVPARPVTPSDWATVMRHRAESVEGQRLDTRTFGEFQTLQRQVAQSLSQGFRMDRGEPATRYATYGAHLATLQRHALSAPVSRVVLGLVPPAERVPLQRATDEALHRQMAQEQAVLNFDTLASLQRQLAELDAEATQPVLHRIQARRGAGNPLPEAIQRHLEQGLNHDLSRVRIHDDSEADTLAKGVNALAFTTGTDIFFQAGRFDPNTRGGLELLAHEVTHTVQQSQGRVGRGIDPDAGLEAEARSMGAKLAQSGPQFGTKHTPRPRAALLAPTTPAAPTVQRWGLGDLKKLTGSAAASLKSAVRNVQKATQKRVQKTVARVKKTAAPAIRAARQSASQTLRTAQKLRAQVSASITKAGQTAREYGRQTLQNVKTKARAAAQQVRRQATQLRTRAHQLAFRAATAVANTKQRLHHRARAVTGALRQAASVTALHVRDTARAAGQTLKKVATGIVDGIKTQAQRTRLRAQAFRQRVETRLSTAATVAKTRIADVKTAARARAQSIRRRIGATATRALRTTKGGLGRFLKSRPATALLLGGGAALTAFQAIKQGGARGLWNAAKGKASEAWKWASSTEGKATLARLAVTVGVTAGAALLTGLTGGLAAPLLIMAAGSVAGGALGRLTQNAVMRTDDKYKDKLPLMRGVLDPKTMALDGALGLVMGPGGALAGGIVKGAAGNLGRYALRPAGQGLAQGARRLIGRRITANASSRAALGNTSRMGQRDLMNRLDLVWKDMKQYNAKLARETWTDMQQSLYGSAGVAGRATRDIRSLLGGRKALRTRQFTVARDRVAAMDHREVLTLASQLKLPTRFKQDKLRELVAQGLVKTNHRLVARPIASEARKAALRASGKDLARAAFGAPRQRGESMARRVLRGTGNLLTAGPRATYRTILEKDAGWSKAISQGVGTGHLLSSVSNEAAKGAALAVKTEALKPDGEQQPVNGQKVMTDAVLNSLGFNPDYLSEKALGAGATDGAKAVNAGAGASGMNDPVQLEDAPQVATP; from the coding sequence ATGTTTGAGCGTCAGGGCGCCACGCGCACCAGGAACATTCCGAGATCCAGCACCCGGCACGCCGGGGAACCCGAACAGTTCCACCCGTTGCCGCTCGCCGCGCCCTTGCAGCGGTTCCTGAGCACGCCCGTCCGCGCGCAGGGTCAGGCCGCCCGGCCCGTCCTGCGCGCCGCCACACTCCAGCGGCAGGAGGAGGCCCGCCTGTCGGGTGCCCGCGCCAGTGTGCAGCAGCAGGTCACCGCCCTGGGTGAAGTCCAGTCTTTCCAGCGGCACGCCCAGATGCCGGTCCCCGCACGGCCTGTCACGCCGTCCGACTGGGCCACCGTCATGCGCCACCGAGCCGAGAGCGTCGAGGGGCAGCGGCTGGACACCCGCACCTTCGGGGAGTTCCAGACCCTCCAGCGGCAGGTCGCCCAGTCCCTGAGTCAGGGCTTCCGCATGGACCGGGGCGAACCCGCCACCCGCTACGCCACCTATGGCGCGCACCTCGCCACCCTGCAACGCCACGCGCTGAGTGCCCCGGTGTCCCGCGTGGTCCTGGGCCTCGTCCCTCCTGCTGAGCGAGTGCCCCTCCAACGCGCAACGGATGAAGCCTTGCACCGTCAGATGGCGCAGGAGCAGGCGGTCCTGAACTTCGACACCCTCGCGTCCCTACAACGCCAGTTGGCGGAACTGGACGCCGAGGCCACCCAGCCTGTCCTGCACCGCATCCAGGCCAGGCGTGGCGCGGGGAACCCCCTGCCGGAAGCGATCCAGCGGCATCTGGAGCAGGGATTGAATCATGACCTGAGCCGCGTGCGGATTCACGACGACTCGGAAGCGGACACACTGGCCAAAGGGGTGAATGCGCTGGCGTTCACGACGGGCACGGACATCTTCTTCCAGGCGGGACGGTTCGACCCGAACACGCGTGGCGGGCTGGAGTTGTTGGCGCACGAGGTGACGCACACGGTGCAGCAGAGCCAGGGGCGCGTCGGGCGCGGCATCGACCCGGACGCCGGACTGGAAGCCGAAGCGCGCAGTATGGGTGCGAAACTCGCGCAGAGCGGCCCGCAGTTCGGCACGAAACACACCCCCAGGCCCCGCGCGGCCCTCCTTGCCCCCACCACACCCGCCGCCCCCACCGTGCAACGCTGGGGCCTGGGCGACCTGAAGAAACTGACGGGCAGCGCCGCCGCCAGCCTCAAGAGCGCTGTCAGGAACGTCCAGAAAGCCACTCAGAAGCGCGTCCAGAAGACAGTTGCCCGCGTGAAGAAGACCGCCGCACCGGCAATCAGGGCCGCACGTCAATCCGCGAGTCAGACCCTGAGAACCGCACAGAAGCTCCGCGCACAGGTCAGCGCGAGCATCACGAAGGCAGGACAGACCGCGCGCGAGTACGGGCGGCAGACCTTGCAGAACGTCAAGACGAAGGCCCGCGCAGCAGCGCAGCAGGTCAGGAGGCAGGCCACCCAGTTGCGCACACGCGCCCACCAGCTGGCCTTCCGTGCTGCCACCGCAGTAGCCAACACGAAACAGCGTCTTCACCACCGGGCGCGCGCGGTGACCGGCGCCCTGCGTCAGGCGGCCTCGGTCACCGCGCTGCATGTGCGCGACACAGCCAGAGCCGCCGGCCAGACCCTCAAGAAAGTGGCGACAGGCATTGTCGACGGCATCAAAACCCAGGCGCAGCGCACCCGGCTGCGCGCTCAGGCCTTCAGGCAGCGCGTCGAGACACGGCTGAGCACCGCAGCCACCGTCGCAAAAACCCGAATCGCCGACGTGAAGACAGCCGCCAGGGCCAGAGCCCAGAGTATCCGGCGCCGCATCGGTGCCACCGCCACCCGCGCCCTGCGCACCACCAAGGGTGGCCTGGGCAGATTTCTGAAAAGCCGCCCCGCCACCGCCCTTCTCCTCGGTGGAGGCGCCGCCCTGACCGCCTTCCAGGCCATCAAACAGGGCGGCGCCAGAGGCCTCTGGAACGCCGCCAAGGGCAAGGCCTCCGAAGCGTGGAAATGGGCTTCCTCCACCGAAGGCAAGGCCACCCTGGCCCGCCTGGCCGTCACAGTGGGCGTCACGGCAGGCGCGGCCCTCCTGACGGGCCTGACCGGCGGGCTCGCCGCGCCGCTGCTGATCATGGCTGCGGGCAGCGTCGCCGGAGGTGCCCTGGGACGCCTGACGCAGAACGCCGTCATGCGCACCGACGACAAGTACAAGGACAAGTTACCGCTGATGCGCGGCGTTCTCGATCCCAAAACCATGGCCCTCGACGGCGCGCTGGGCCTCGTCATGGGGCCCGGCGGCGCGCTCGCTGGCGGCATTGTCAAAGGGGCCGCCGGAAACCTGGGCCGGTACGCCCTGCGACCCGCAGGACAGGGGCTCGCCCAGGGTGCACGACGCCTGATAGGACGGCGAATCACAGCGAATGCCAGTTCACGTGCAGCACTCGGTAACACCTCGCGGATGGGTCAGCGCGACCTTATGAACCGCCTTGATCTGGTCTGGAAGGACATGAAGCAGTACAACGCCAAGCTGGCCAGGGAAACCTGGACGGACATGCAACAGAGCCTCTACGGCAGTGCCGGTGTGGCCGGTCGTGCGACCAGGGACATCAGATCGCTGCTGGGTGGCCGGAAGGCACTGAGAACCCGGCAGTTCACCGTGGCACGTGACCGGGTGGCCGCCATGGACCACCGGGAGGTGCTGACACTGGCCTCGCAACTGAAACTCCCCACGCGATTCAAGCAGGACAAACTGAGGGAACTCGTCGCGCAGGGGCTCGTGAAGACCAACCACCGGCTGGTCGCCCGCCCCATCGCCAGCGAAGCCCGCAAGGCGGCCCTGCGCGCCTCCGGGAAAGACCTCGCCCGGGCTGCGTTCGGCGCGCCCCGCCAGCGTGGCGAGTCCATGGCACGCCGAGTCCTGCGAGGCACGGGCAACCTGTTGACGGCCGGACCCCGAGCCACCTACCGCACCATCCTGGAAAAGGACGCCGGGTGGAGCAAGGCCATCAGCCAGGGCGTCGGTACGGGTCACCTGCTCAGTTCCGTGAGCAACGAGGCCGCCAAGGGCGCGGCACTGGCCGTGAAGACCGAAGCCCTCAAACCTGACGGGGAACAACAACCCGTCAACGGCCAGAAGGTGATGACCGACGCCGTCCTGAACTCGCTGGGTTTCAACCCCGACTACCTGAGTGAAAAAGCCCTGGGCGCAGGCGCAACCGACGGTGCCAAAGCGGTCAATGCGGGGGCCGGGGCCAGTGGCATGAACGATCCCGTACAACTCGAAGACGCGCCACAGGTCGCCACCCCCTGA
- a CDS encoding coiled-coil domain-containing protein — MASLHRLPVQMLGDLVSPRALERILQEAAQTRGSTLELLDVATLEDILKKEVFKRLQLSVPAPLAKKRVSEVLGELIKATQERLLPAQGSQIPALEEAARRFSLYFDWPETQRLRGVLTVARQEEKDGRDVGDLVREAQNLIDTMDRRLQEGLIEQGQDLAELRAAFERVQGMGGKDVRRLDTLIGQIDEAQKQGTLLPGEVERARTITFNLRKLLESSVVQTVPSDQAVIPTSATILDPDAQARVLALEQEHAAQQLNLTEREYTALLHSRADLREQHDRQRALHGQGQLTAELVEDWRTQLKVERERTLSEQRAQLARLEDALAQATATADMRIALDSARHLLDSGSLATDELQELAGMQAALAAGVNAAQQLKTQRELLDIERSARNVPGASEELAPLLAQARAALTQGAGVDITDLWTRLERRMGAAAQEREDFDARADRVVREYDMVRGLAGETTQSLGRLADTLRAQRRLGRMSAQARERYEQTLHDAEALLAEAHAEYRAAQEVTATFGQDALSGLLDVFDFQESSILDTDPGPAIAARTDPFGFTGGAAPTPAAPTPATPTPAPAPAPTPAASAASLFDTLLSGGAAPVTTPAPPPPTPHPPPAVPSRSPGPPRPNRSRRGCSCRARSSTASTRSPRRAWAPCCNRPARWACTGSTWATPRTSGPRAAAPPASGAWAAP, encoded by the coding sequence ATGGCCAGCCTGCACCGTTTACCCGTCCAGATGCTCGGCGACCTCGTGTCGCCCCGCGCGCTGGAACGCATCCTTCAGGAGGCCGCGCAGACGCGCGGGTCCACCCTGGAACTGCTCGACGTCGCGACCCTTGAAGACATCCTGAAAAAAGAGGTCTTCAAGCGCCTGCAGCTCAGCGTGCCCGCCCCACTGGCGAAGAAACGCGTCTCCGAGGTGCTGGGCGAGCTGATCAAGGCCACGCAGGAACGTCTGCTGCCCGCGCAGGGCAGTCAGATTCCGGCGCTGGAGGAGGCCGCGCGGCGCTTCTCGCTGTACTTCGACTGGCCCGAAACGCAGCGCCTGCGCGGCGTGCTGACCGTCGCCCGGCAGGAGGAGAAGGACGGCCGGGACGTGGGCGACTTGGTGCGCGAGGCGCAGAACCTGATCGACACCATGGACCGCCGCCTGCAGGAGGGCCTGATCGAGCAGGGCCAGGACCTCGCGGAACTCCGCGCGGCGTTCGAGCGGGTGCAGGGCATGGGCGGCAAGGACGTCCGCCGCCTGGACACCCTGATCGGGCAGATCGACGAGGCGCAGAAACAGGGCACGCTGCTGCCCGGCGAGGTGGAACGCGCCCGCACGATCACCTTCAACCTCCGCAAGCTGCTGGAATCGTCGGTCGTGCAGACCGTCCCGTCCGATCAGGCGGTCATCCCCACGAGCGCCACGATTCTCGACCCGGACGCGCAGGCGCGCGTGCTGGCGCTGGAACAGGAACACGCCGCGCAGCAGCTGAACCTGACCGAACGCGAGTACACCGCCCTGCTGCACAGCCGCGCGGACCTGCGCGAACAGCACGACCGCCAGCGCGCCCTGCACGGCCAGGGGCAGCTGACGGCGGAACTCGTCGAGGACTGGCGCACCCAGCTGAAAGTCGAGCGGGAACGCACCCTGAGCGAACAGCGCGCCCAGCTGGCCCGCCTGGAGGACGCGCTGGCCCAGGCGACCGCCACGGCCGACATGCGCATCGCGCTGGACTCCGCGCGGCACCTGCTCGACAGCGGCAGCCTCGCCACGGACGAACTGCAGGAACTGGCCGGCATGCAGGCCGCGCTGGCCGCCGGCGTGAACGCCGCGCAGCAGCTGAAAACGCAGCGTGAACTGCTGGACATCGAACGCTCGGCGCGCAACGTGCCCGGCGCCAGCGAGGAACTCGCGCCGCTGCTCGCGCAGGCCCGCGCGGCCCTCACGCAGGGCGCCGGGGTGGACATCACGGACCTCTGGACGCGCCTGGAACGCCGCATGGGCGCCGCCGCGCAGGAACGCGAGGACTTCGACGCCCGCGCCGACCGGGTCGTGCGCGAGTACGACATGGTCCGCGGACTGGCCGGGGAAACCACCCAGAGCCTGGGCCGACTGGCCGACACGCTGCGCGCCCAGCGCCGCCTGGGCCGCATGAGCGCCCAGGCCCGCGAACGCTACGAGCAGACCCTGCACGACGCCGAGGCGCTACTCGCCGAGGCGCACGCCGAGTACCGCGCCGCGCAGGAAGTCACCGCCACCTTCGGCCAGGACGCCCTGAGCGGCCTGCTGGACGTGTTCGACTTCCAGGAGAGCAGCATCCTGGACACCGACCCCGGCCCGGCCATCGCCGCGCGCACCGACCCGTTCGGCTTCACGGGCGGCGCCGCACCCACCCCCGCAGCGCCCACCCCCGCAACTCCCACCCCGGCGCCCGCACCGGCCCCCACCCCCGCCGCCAGCGCCGCGTCCCTGTTCGACACGCTGCTCTCCGGCGGCGCCGCCCCCGTCACCACGCCCGCCCCCCCACCCCCGACCCCGCACCCGCCACCGGCAGTCCCTTCGCGTTCACCGGGACCACCCCGGCCGAACCGGTCGAGACGTGGCTGTTCGTGCAGGGCCAGATCCAGCACGGCGTCCACACGCTCGCCGCGCAGGGCATGGGCGCCCTGCTGCAACAGGCCAGCGCGCTGGGCCTGCACCGGCTCGACATGGGCGACGCCTCGCACGTCTGGTCCGCGCGCAGCAGCACCCCCGGCGAGTGGCGCGTGGGCCGCGCCCTGA
- a CDS encoding roadblock/LC7 domain-containing protein has protein sequence MTNAVYTMTVRALAGVVSERAAETMVRSVLREQNLLPENVSAQEMQRMLSGPLLSRLSTVMPAARARRELLALSAQMADRYPKAPTLFIESGPSATWDDAPDTEMWNDLGLGADDFEFDDPEYAAGLPGRSYDLNTTMDQDTLIQTLGRLSGVQGVMVCRASGEVLRVRAVRDANSLAGVVAASAMLFQKRALRLLSADLGGQTVCVCPLGEHCVAVIASSQANVGRLLVELQQIKVAA, from the coding sequence ATGACGAACGCTGTGTACACCATGACCGTCCGCGCCCTGGCTGGCGTGGTCTCCGAGCGGGCGGCCGAAACGATGGTGCGGTCGGTGCTGCGCGAGCAGAACCTGCTGCCGGAGAACGTGAGTGCCCAGGAGATGCAGCGCATGCTCTCCGGGCCGCTGCTGTCCCGCCTGAGCACCGTGATGCCCGCCGCCCGCGCCCGCCGGGAACTGCTCGCGCTGTCCGCACAGATGGCCGACCGGTACCCCAAGGCGCCCACGCTGTTCATCGAGAGTGGCCCCAGCGCCACCTGGGATGACGCCCCGGACACCGAGATGTGGAACGACCTGGGCCTGGGTGCCGACGACTTCGAATTCGACGATCCCGAGTACGCCGCTGGCCTCCCGGGCCGCTCGTACGACCTGAACACCACCATGGACCAGGACACGCTGATCCAGACGCTGGGGCGCCTGAGTGGCGTGCAGGGCGTGATGGTCTGCCGCGCGAGCGGCGAGGTGCTGCGCGTGCGGGCCGTGCGGGACGCGAACAGCCTGGCGGGCGTCGTGGCGGCCAGCGCGATGCTGTTCCAGAAGCGCGCGCTGCGGCTGCTCTCGGCGGACCTGGGCGGGCAGACGGTGTGCGTGTGCCCGCTGGGCGAGCACTGCGTGGCGGTGATCGCCAGTTCGCAGGCGAACGTGGGGAGACTCCTGGTGGAACTGCAGCAGATCAAGGTGGCCGCGTGA
- a CDS encoding magnesium transporter CorA family protein, translating into MIRARRLSDGQDFPWNGEHENVWVDTQDPTPDELAALQAAFPLNRLALEDALERGHWSRAEAYPEHAFITVRSYVNPDQADEFTERLSIFTFGDAVLTHSPGGTRALNSVWPLTGRDSVNTAQEVTYELLDHTADTFFTAADALEARVDDLEERVFQRVRENPVAAVFELKHLVSQARRLATDAREATALLGRHANCTPADLVRYRDVQDSFTRAAGRFDTLRDLLTNLLDLHLNLQSQRMNEVMRTLTAVSVIFLPLTFLAGVWGMNFDHMPELRSPHGYALAWGTFLLIGAALSVYFKRRGWW; encoded by the coding sequence ATGATCAGGGCGCGGCGACTCAGCGACGGGCAGGACTTTCCCTGGAACGGGGAGCACGAGAACGTCTGGGTGGACACCCAGGACCCCACCCCGGACGAACTCGCGGCCCTTCAGGCGGCGTTCCCCCTGAACCGCCTGGCGCTGGAGGACGCCCTGGAACGCGGCCACTGGAGCCGCGCCGAGGCGTACCCCGAACACGCCTTCATCACGGTGCGGTCGTACGTGAACCCCGATCAGGCCGACGAGTTCACGGAGCGGCTGAGCATCTTCACCTTTGGCGACGCCGTGCTGACCCACAGTCCCGGCGGCACCCGCGCACTGAACAGCGTGTGGCCCCTGACCGGGCGCGACAGCGTGAACACCGCGCAGGAGGTCACGTACGAGCTGCTGGACCACACCGCCGACACCTTCTTCACGGCGGCCGACGCGCTGGAGGCCCGCGTGGACGACCTGGAGGAACGCGTGTTCCAGCGTGTCCGCGAGAACCCGGTCGCGGCCGTGTTCGAACTCAAGCACCTCGTGTCGCAGGCGCGGCGGCTGGCGACCGACGCGCGCGAGGCGACCGCGCTGCTGGGCCGCCACGCCAACTGCACCCCCGCCGATCTGGTGCGCTACCGGGACGTGCAGGACTCCTTCACGCGCGCCGCCGGACGTTTCGACACGCTGCGCGACCTCCTGACGAACCTGCTCGACCTGCACCTGAACCTCCAGAGTCAGCGCATGAACGAGGTCATGCGGACCCTGACGGCCGTCAGCGTGATCTTCCTGCCGCTGACGTTCCTGGCGGGCGTGTGGGGCATGAACTTCGACCACATGCCCGAACTGCGCAGCCCGCACGGCTACGCGCTGGCCTGGGGGACCTTCCTGCTGATCGGCGCGGCCCTGAGCGTGTACTTCAAACGCCGCGGCTGGTGGTAA
- the crcB gene encoding fluoride efflux transporter CrcB, translating into MNAWLWVMAGGAVGAAARYGAQLLLAPLALRAAFPVPVLLINVAGSFLLGLTLALVGRGVWPDAARLAFGTGVLGAFTTFSTFSVELDDLLAHGRGGAALLYAGLSVTLGVLAAVAGRTLGSRL; encoded by the coding sequence ATGAACGCGTGGCTGTGGGTGATGGCGGGCGGCGCCGTGGGGGCGGCAGCGCGGTACGGCGCGCAGCTGCTGCTGGCGCCGCTGGCGCTGCGCGCCGCGTTTCCCGTGCCGGTCCTGCTGATCAACGTCGCGGGCTCGTTCCTGCTGGGGCTGACGCTGGCGCTGGTGGGGCGGGGCGTGTGGCCGGACGCGGCGCGGCTGGCGTTCGGGACCGGGGTGCTGGGCGCCTTCACGACCTTCAGCACGTTCAGCGTGGAACTCGACGACCTGCTCGCGCACGGGCGGGGCGGGGCGGCGCTGCTGTACGCGGGCCTCAGCGTCACGCTGGGCGTCCTGGCGGCCGTGGCGGGCCGCACGCTGGGGAGCCGCCTGTGA